One segment of Alnus glutinosa chromosome 2, dhAlnGlut1.1, whole genome shotgun sequence DNA contains the following:
- the LOC133861210 gene encoding cysteine-rich repeat secretory protein 38-like → MAFSTFTLSLYLLSFILLLQTVFGADPIFHICSTSDNFTSNDPYDINLTKLMGYLSYKTPPTGYSLSSMGESQHQVFGHALCRGDVSDVDCASCVTEASKKVRDYCSYNKNGIIWYENCLVKYAKNSFFGKIDYEHMVYAWAVQNVSDPSSFNPKVRKLLRELVKKASESPKMYKTGSLKIGEGRTIYGLTQCTRDISGSDCKACLKDEIKRQPACCDGKQGGRVMSGSCYFRYEVYPFVNA, encoded by the coding sequence ATGGCTTTCTCAACTTTCACCTTGTCTCTCTATCTACTCTccttcatcctcctcctccaaaCAGTTTTTGGAGCAGATCCCATCTTCCATATATGTTCAACCTCAGACAACTTCACAAGCAACGATCCTTACGACATAAATTTGACAAAGCTCATGGGCTATCTTTCCTACAAAACCCCTCCCACAGGTTACAGTTTAAGCTCAATGGGCGAGAGCCAACATCAAGTATTTGGGCATGCCCTCTGCCGTGGCGATGTCTCAGATGTCGACTGTGCCAGCTGTGTTACTGAGGCAAGTAAAAAAGTTCGAGATTACTGTTCTTATAATAAAAATGGAATTATATGGTACGAAAATTGTCTAGTAAAGTACGCCAAGAATAGTTTCTTTGGAAAGATCGATTATGAACATATGGTTTATGCTTGGGCGGTTCAAAATGTAAGTGATCCCTCGTCGTTTAATCCCAAGGTAAGAAAGTTGCTAAGAGAACTGGTCAAGAAAGCTTCCGAGAGCCCGAAGATGTACAAGACCGGAAGCTTGAAGATCGGAGAAGGGAGGACAATCTATGGGTTGACTCAATGCACCAGAGACATTTCTGGAAGTGATTGTAAAGCGTGTCTTAAGGATGAAATCAAGCGACAGCCAGCTTGCTGTGATGGGAAACAAGGAGGAAGGGTTATGAGTGGGAGTTGCTACTTCAGATATGAAGTTTACCCGTTTGTCAATGCTTAG